The Cicer arietinum cultivar CDC Frontier isolate Library 1 chromosome 1, Cicar.CDCFrontier_v2.0, whole genome shotgun sequence genome contains the following window.
TTTTTGTCATATTATATTCTAAATAAGATCTAAGGATCATTCTTTTGTacagaatttaaattttgttctttgaaattataatattcagaatttatcataaaattaatatttcgtGAACGGTTTTTGacacaattaaaatttacatttcaaacaaaagttatgaGAAGATGAAtgctatttaaaaaatttaaaaatatcttttcaTTATTTTGTCTGTTCTATAAGGTAagtcatataaatttttttggatgaaaaaatatagagatataaaatttgaaaaatgaaatttgaaatGAGAAGAATGTGATTTTATCGAGTTATGACATcatcaactaattttttttgcaataaaatatttttttatgaaaaatatatagaatcagaacaaattaatttgagaaaataatgattcaaacttatttagtaattaagaaatactatatttatttgatatagaGATATTATATATAGATTATATATTTACAATCCTCACctcattaatttattaaatatttgttaatttaagataagttaaaatttattgtatatatatgtgtgttgtaaatattattattggatttatattataaatataagataaagatataaatatttattatataaaaatataaccaTAAGTCCATAATACAcgaaaatgaatattttataaaaacaaaaattgcaccaaaataagtattttataaaatcatattaactagaaattaaacttaataaatatttattatatatttgcaTTGAAATATAATCAttattaaaacaataataacatgAATAAGTATAATAGTTATTCTTATGAGTGAAAATTATCTCATGCTTAGCAAgagtaattatttattaaatgctTAATTGCGGTTTTCGTCCtcatattttagctgaatcgcaaaagtagtctccctattttatttatctttagttttagtccccaaatagaattttggttcaaaacttgatgaagtttattattttttttttttttgcatttatttaaatcatacaatgcctcaagatctcgtggtgcaacaattatacttgaaatttatgattgtaaatggtgtggtgtgacttgaaaaaatgaaactttatcaaattttggatcaaaattctgttttggGACCAAAActaaggagaaataaaatgaaatgactatttttacgattcagctaaaatagatgagtcaaaactgtaattaaaccTTTATTAAATATGACCTTACTCGTTACTCcatataaaactaatttaaaggGTGGTGGGATGACAAATGTCACGGTCCCCTAAATTTCATAGGTTTATTTgagttatatataattaattattatgattttataataaatcaattgttaagtaaatttatatagaaatataattaaatatgtattttattaattattttcgtATTCAAATGtgtctttttattaattaatttagttatcaaacatatattttattaattaatttgtctcataaaattattaataaaagagTGATTAAATAttctgttttgttttaataCATTCAGAATGATAGTGATAGCACCTTATACCATTTAGAAAACTAAAACGactatgattttttattaatattagagGTTTGATCACACTGTCcttaaatattagtttttagtTAAATCATTGCCCATTAACAATTCTTAACTAGGGATAGAGCAAAACATTCACACCCACATATACTCACAGGTTAAATCTATGCATGATTCATGAAATGTAATAAATTACACTTATATTTATagttaatttgaaaacaaaatcctaaaaattatatttttacctTATTCGATGGTCATTTTCtaacttatttaattgtttctataccttttatcttaattttttgaataatatttaatacattGTTGTTTAGAAGGTTTCATTTTACTAtcaattttagtatttgtttattttctttcattaacTACTATAAGCTAACAAAATATATGATGAGATAAATGTATAATGAATTgtctaattttttatatgaataaaaaagtgTTAAACAAGATAATTTCGTgtgaaaattcatttttttattttataaaaaaaatatttgtgttaatttaataaatattcatGGATAACCGTAGATACCAGTGAGGAAACAATACTCATAAAAAGTCGTGAAGTAGATAGGTGGCAGATACATATCTTTCCCAACATTATAAGTTATAACTTATAACAAGAGatgaatataaaaatagttCACCCCACTACATGAATATAAAACAAGTTAGAATGTCAAGCACGTCCCAACtaatatttatcatcatataaagtcaaaaagtttttaataatttaacttcTTTGTGTCTTAggaaaaaatagtttaaaaaatttatatttatatcaattttttattttgtttatatttaaaaataatattaatttggaaaaacatttttaataattgcatagaatttgagaaaaaaaaaggaaaataacaatcaatataaataattttatatattcattGAATAAAAATAGAGTATGTAAAAGTATTTTACATTTCAATAACcattaaactataaaaataacttaggataattactctataaaaaaatttcttatttttgtttattaaaatttatgttaattttattcgTAAATAAATGTGGAAGAATATTTCAAGCAGCCACGGTGGTCTGAAACCAAAAAGGAAGGAGAGAAGATTCAAAGTAAGCGTGTACATTGCTTCATGGTTCCTCCcttatttttacatttaaatttttattcaatttttaatttcataaccTTTTTCTCTTCTCTCTTCTCCAATCTTTACTTCACCTTCTTCTGAGGTAACATttgtttcatttcatttttttttgtataacctttttattattagtttctgttctgtttttatttctcttttttccttcgtAAAGTTgcaatcttttttctttttgctttGTGGGTTATCATGGTTGTTCTCAACACTTTTTTGGGATATTATCTTATTTTctgtgtgtttgtgtgattttttttatggtttagCTTCTGGTCAATTTAGTCTAATTTTTCATTCTTAATCTTCGTTGTGCTGTGAAAAATATCACAAACTGAATAACTATTAAGATTTAAGACTTTGACCTTTGAGCATAGCTTATGCAAAGCATAGTGCTAATAACAAGAGAATTTTTTTCCATAGCTTCTCACCACATGAGGTAATCCTATTTGATGCACTTTGGATACTAAATGTGGTTTACATGAGTCCACTACGTTGTGAGAGTCTAACTACTTCTTCTGGACTCAACCCTGCTATTGagaaattattgttattatagaATAAAGTCAAAAGCATGttttcatttgaaataatgctctcattttatttttcatgccATTGGAAACAAACAATGGAGCACATggttttctctatatttttttagagttttcaTAATGTTTTCCtttcaaaattacaaattagaTAAATCAGTTGAATTTGCTTAAATTGTTTAGATCTTTTTATGGTAATATCTGAGCTTCACTGTATCCAATATGAAAAAACATGAATGTATTTTTTATGCTTTTTTAAGGCCTGAGATTTTTGCATCATTTTCAATTAGTTTTCTAATttgacacttttttttttatgtttcattCAGGTTACATTGGAAGTGCTTTTCATTTGAAGCAATTTGATTGACATCAAAAGATACTTTCTGATATATCATTTCAGACATGACCTGTTTCCCTTTCTTATTCAGTAAAACATCGTCTTCATCGAGACAAAATCCAGACAATGATGAAGGTTAGGAAACTAACAagttacaatatataatattaataccAATATTGTATTGTTACTgttatagtttttaaaagttTGCAAGGGATGTGGTTGTATTCTTGAATTTGGATATCTATGATACTAATACATTGAAAAATTTACATACGATATTAGATTTTAATTGAATATACTTTGAACAGATATTTCAGGCATTCATAATGTTAGAATCTATAGCTACAGAGAACTAAGGAATGCCACTGATAACTTTAGTCCGGCCAATAAAATCGGAGAGGGTGGTTTTGGTCCTGTCTACAAGGTAAACTAGACTACtgtatgatttttaatttttcttccttttatttatcaatgattATGGAACCTGAACATGGTGGATGATCAGGGACAACTTAAAGATGGAAAACTTGCTGCTATAAAAGTTCTTTCAGCAGAATCAAAACAAGGAGTGAAGGAGTTCTTGACAGAGATTAATGTGATATCCGAAATAGAGCATGAAAATTTGGTCAAGTTATATGGTTGTTGTGTGGAAAAAGATAACAGGATATTAGTCTACAATTACCTCGAGAATAATAGTCTTGCACAAACTCTTCTAGGTGAATgcattttcttatatattttatctaGATAATTGTATGTGATTTATATGTTGATGCTTAGTTTGAGACATGATAAGTAGTAGCGTTTCTTTGAAATATTGTTGGTGAAAACCTTTGGAAAAAGTTTTCtgcataaaattataataacagcTTACTTCATGGATTTGTTTTATtactgaaataatttttttcgtcAATTTTTTCCTCTCCTCATCAGGTGGAAGTCACAATAGTATCCACTTTGATTGGCGAGCGCGATGTAAAATATGCGTTGGGGTTGCACGTGGACTTGCCTTTCTTCACGAAGAAGTCAGGCCTCTTATTGTTCATAGGGATATAAAAGCAAGCAATATTCTCCTTGACAAAGACCTTACACCCAAGATTTCCGATTTTGGCCTTGCAAAGCTTATTCCAGCGAACGTGACTCATGTCAGCACACGTGTAGCAGGAACACTGTAAGTATTGTAATTTACAGTCTCTTGATgaaatttgaaactttaaaaTGCTTCTCTTTTTCTGTTTACATATGCTATgcaaatgttatttttgatgaattattgTGTCAGAAATTTACTGATGCATGGTATATTTTCAGAGGTTATTTGGCACCGGAGTATGCAATCGGAGGGAGGCTTACACGAAAAGCAGACATTTACAGTTTTGGCGTCCTCCTTGTGGAGATAGTCAGTGGAAGATGTAACACAAACTCGCGACTGCCATCCAATGAACAATTCATTCTAGAGAGGGTATGTACTTCTTCATCCTAATCATACTCACATATCTTTTATTAGCATGCCATCAATTCTTCAACCAATTTGTTTCTTCAATCTTCTGAAATGTGTGTGCTCATCTCTATGTAATGATTTACCTCCTGTATTCATATGCAAAAGCATACTACAAGCTGAACCATTTcaagtttatttataatttaaaattgctTACTTCACTTTGCTCATCTCGTGTTGTTTGTTTtcgtttttttcattttttttttgaaccgAGATTATTGTTCTAACAATATGATATTTTTGGACCTACTCTTATCTAAACTTTTGTTGTTCATATAGGCATGGGCACTTTACGAGCAAAATGAATTAGTTGGGCTGGTAGATACATCACTTAACTGGGAATTCTACGCCGAGCAGGCCTGTAAATTTCTGAAGATTGGCCTTCTTTGCACTCAGGAATCTCCAAAGCACCGGCCGTCCATGTCTTCTGTGGTCAAGATGCTCACCGGAGAAATGAAAGTTGATGACAGTAGGATGACAAAACCTGCCTTGATTTCTGATTTTATGGACCTCAAAGTTAGAAAGAAACAAGAAAGTATAATTGATTTGAAGACTACATCTACATACAATACATCCTCTGCCTCAGATCACCAGGACACTACCATTGCATCAGCTGCAACTACAACCTTTACTACACAATTTGATCACAGCATGTAAACATCAATTCAAAATGCTTCAATAtcctttaactttttaaaaattgtttcattTTCTTAGGCTTGTTTGTATCTCATGTAAATTTTGCAATATTTCCATacttatttgagttttttttatttattctggcTGTAAAGCTTCATGACTAGGAAGATGCTAAATGCACTGTTGTGTAAATATGGACAGGGCTTATATTCAATGATAATTTTGAAgagttttttgtgtgtgtgttcTGTTTCTCTCCTCCTCATTATTTATCTTTCTAAAAATAAACCTACTAAATTGTTACCAAAATAAGAAAAGTCCTTTTAGACCAAATACACTTAGCATATGTTTTAGCTTCTGTGTAAACGTGACTTATTATCACCATGGAAAATTCATTTTCCGAACATACACTTAGGATTAGCAACACTCATTTTACAATATGTCATTTGTTGTCTTGAACATGGAGGTGAGATTTAAACAACAATGTTGCCAATCCATTTCCTATGCCTTGGTATGTTGCATAGAGAAATGTTAATAATATTCTCTTTGACACTTATATTTACGTGAAATTCATAAATATCTCACCACTTAAAAATGAGTCTTcttatttatagaaattaaacacCATAATTTAGTGGAATTTACATAAGTTTAATCCAATCATGAAGACATGGTTGAAAATTAGTTTTAGAGAGTgtgtttttcactttttaaaaaatcattttaaaatcttttagttatttttctaaactcttaaacaaaattagaatttattcTTTCGAAAAATCTACTTAGAGAAGTTTCTGAATAAAGCtgtaacttatttttttacaagTGAAAAAAAAGGTGtaactataataatttttttaatttataataaaaagtgatctttcagataaaaaaagaaaaaaaagtttatgcttttcacaaaaaataaaattgtgcaATCTTTAAAGTCACTTTTTTCGAAAGTTAAATAAACTAGTATGTATTGGAGCAATAGTGGCTCAAAGTTGTCATTATTTCAGCTCAAGAAAATAGTAAACTTGAGAGTGTTAAACTTCAAGCAAAATCAAACTCAACTTCCTTGTTTTTAAGCCTGTGACTGTTGTTGACCAGACATACCCTATGTCTTCAACCCCTTGCACAATGAGTCATTTTCCTGACAAAGGGTCACAGTCCCCTATATGTACTATTTGCCAAGACTAGCCCTAGATGTTTGTTTTCAGGTTAAGAAGTTCGAGTTTCTTATTGGACATATTCAAAGAATTTCTTAAAAGTCACTTGAAATCTTAACGATGAtcgataataatttttaaagataTATGTAACATCCTTTTCATCTGTCTTTATGGTTTAAACAATTACTCTATTGAAGTCAGTTCAATAAAagtaagaagaagaaaaaacaaatatatttttaaaattcaattcatCTAATCGATATCAATCAGGTCATCATTTGAGGCTCTCAACCATAAAAACGAAGATGACCATTTACTTATACCAAGAAGTATAAGTCAACCATTGTTACAATTTCAGTTGTCTTTTCAGTTGTGGTCCACATTCACCTTATAATTTGTCTTCTTATTATTATGTGTTTGTTTTTGTTGCGAGCAAgatcaattttgttttaaaaaagaatttaacgtgaagtgatttatgtttgaatatgtTCATTTAAAAGTGAGTTCaacaaataatttgacacaaaatcaattataaagacAAACACCACATATTTTGTAAAGTTAAAATCAATTCCaaagtcaaaattaatattcttaaaacACATCTAAACGTGATAAACTTAACTCTAAACttctataataaattttatctcCACTAAAAGTAAAACTAAAGATtcacttaatattttttcacCTGTCAACTTTTGTTTGGTAAGGTTTTTAAGGCCGTGagtgtataaaataaattaagtaagCAGGAAGGTAGAAAATGTATATGAAAGATTAATATGATTGATAGGGAAATATAGTTGAATGACATAAAAACATATGGTCTATTTGACTTGCTGCATTTTGCTGAATATGTGCCTCCTAATTTGGGTCATCACAGCTTATAATTAATGAAATCAATCAAAGATGGAATGCCATGACAGCAACAAGCTGCAGCATCTCACCTACCTCAAACAGGtccttttatttataaatgaaataacaggtcttatttttgttcttttgtttattttatggaAAATGTTAGTGTACAAATTAACACATGAAGGTCTACATCTTTTGATAGGAAAATGTtaataaactaaataaaaattgattaaagaaaattaatatatttaattaaaaaaatattgtaattatGTTGATGTTTAGATAAAATTCAGATGTTATTTTGcaataaatttaaagttttttatcACCCACTAATAAAACTACGATAGAATAAGTGAAGACTTAataagttataaaataatttcattgtttgAGAGAAGAACATAGAAAACcaagtaataaaaaattaagttatgaATTCAACTCCTCCTTtagcaaaaattaaaaattaactactaatgttaatctttaaaaaaataataagtaaagATAAAGTTTGTGTaacaaacattaatattatatttaattatggaCAGTAGAGGAAAACAGAGAAGAGACAAAATTCATTATGTCTTCTactttgtttttcattttattgaaattaagtttattttttaaaaaaataatctaaaaaatgattttttttttattaattaaaagtgACATGATCATTTTACCATTACTTTAAGAAGATTTAAACAAAGTACTTTAAAATTAGAAGTCTAAATTCTTGCTACTGAATTAAAGATAGTTTAGAGAATGTGAAATATTCTATTAATGGTCACATGGGTGACAAGGACTAATTTGTTAAGTTTCAATTAGAGTATACTGACAAACTTACAACTTGAGAATAAATTCCTCCATTTATTTTGGGATGAAGTTGTTACAAgtatttattctttaataatGTTGGTGTCAACTGGTAGAAAAGTAAAAACACTTGATTTTTGGAAATTCTTGATCAAAACTAGATATTTTGAAACATTACACGAAATTATGTTATTTGATCAAAACAACACTAATTATGTCCGTCTTTATATTGTTGGTAGCAACCGGTACATACTGCAAAATTTGTCGGAGTTTTGGAAAATATTGACCAAAACTACTAGATTATTTGCTAACATTATAACAAATTATGTTTATAGAACAAACaaacaattattgtttttaaattacACAAGATTAAAACTTACATGATTTGATTTAGTGGTAAGACGAAATATATTGCGGGGTCAATTTTCGTCTGTGTCGTTGCAGAAAGTCAAATATaaatctttttataaatattaaaaaaattaaaaatttacaataactaattaagaaaattgaatttgatgatGCTTCAAATAATCACATTCagtatataattaatattcacTAAATAGTCTGATAATatctttttcaatataaataactaaattatttgtaaaaaattcaccatctattttatttctaagTCTTTTCTTGACAATTTTTATTGTTAACTAAATTCTCTTTATGATTGCGATAGAATTTAGAAATGTCAAAACAACACGAATAAATTTAGCAATCAAGTGACATTGTTTCTACTAAATTTCATGAGGAAACTTTTAATTGTACTTTGGGGATATGAATGTATATATATGACATTGTACACAGGtggaattatattaattttatgagggttaaaaaattaattatattttcaaaattaatgtattaaatttaattattaacagaaaaattcacaataataatctaaaatgtatat
Protein-coding sequences here:
- the LOC101506238 gene encoding cold-responsive protein kinase 1-like — its product is MTCFPFLFSKTSSSSRQNPDNDEDISGIHNVRIYSYRELRNATDNFSPANKIGEGGFGPVYKGQLKDGKLAAIKVLSAESKQGVKEFLTEINVISEIEHENLVKLYGCCVEKDNRILVYNYLENNSLAQTLLGGSHNSIHFDWRARCKICVGVARGLAFLHEEVRPLIVHRDIKASNILLDKDLTPKISDFGLAKLIPANVTHVSTRVAGTLGYLAPEYAIGGRLTRKADIYSFGVLLVEIVSGRCNTNSRLPSNEQFILERAWALYEQNELVGLVDTSLNWEFYAEQACKFLKIGLLCTQESPKHRPSMSSVVKMLTGEMKVDDSRMTKPALISDFMDLKVRKKQESIIDLKTTSTYNTSSASDHQDTTIASAATTTFTTQFDHSM